In a genomic window of Rhopalosiphum maidis isolate BTI-1 chromosome 4, ASM367621v3, whole genome shotgun sequence:
- the LOC113560557 gene encoding protein FAM91A1 gives MLNLPSMNEEMEKCVLQNIPWANLPPAVKQGVGNSLKEYKKCISVYSIRNQVRYKTNLVRTVVRNEQNYYEDLMTYSRENLMLYPYHLSDVIVKGLRITPFQFYISTIIHVMESDKSYDSIPNFTAVDCLRILGIGRNEYIELMNQCRTKNKLFRRKNEIRPMLPSQPIDINPDPWWTVDVGCLFEDDIKTINEDEKKFIDHIIDNGQQMAGSLDYNILHSLYKKGLIYYDVPIYDDDHIIVSTLGGFVMNRVLGDNFENLLYKIFVSIDEHTSVSELATVLEIDLESVKNAVSLFCRLKIAQKKSTKSFSTHLSWSGSKNIPKLEIVNVENVSDVSSSIILPTEIPDILESSPDKSNAEKRMAFLFDSTLTAFLMMGNLSPSLKDHAVTLFEAGKLTDEALNVFLDELDKVADGYSSGSCVFGSETPSASESEGEARRYFEHALTLRSTVKALRSENCSGKLDLIRWESLKSLTADTCVRFLKKNYNLLMSMAPLNKETPLLTSPKLPHIGPPIPEVNSVWFKLYLYHKTCYGPPSLLLIRGVRLWNVPKMFRHCSKVMITTWGHDPHFISIENLLTIINDTLKESPVLIQACNPNTCVLPFPKMNHLQNEHSFLYEENFLKSLSNVLNIENTCGYITCVTTPTKYEKKFTSEQSSDVSPVFQKNGVSLLKEELDKLNDATCIKKTLLLEPVYDTSEWTLLDCCFGVPLFNSDINQNICKHIVENQMWNEENVMKLVESNELLSKDLLNFIELYKDSDKDFEDLLPFDKSSIAWPVDCLIFENGKLTVWK, from the exons atgttaaatttgcCAAGTATGAACGAAGAAATGGAAAAATGTGTACTTCAAAATATTCCTTGGGCTAATTTACCACCAGCCGTAAAACaa ggAGTTGGAAATTCTCTAAaagagtataaaaaatgtatttctgtGTACAGCATAAGGAATCAAGTTcgatacaaaacaaatttag tGAGAACAGTTGTTAGAAACGAACAAAATTACTATGAAGATTTGATGACATATAGTAGAGAAAATTTGATGCTTTATCCATACCATCTATCTGATGTAATTGTTAAAGGACTAAGAATAACaccatttcaattttatatatcaacGATTATACATGTTATGGAGTCAGACAAAAGCTATGATTCAATTCCAAATTTCACAGCAGTTGATT GTCTTAGAATACTAGGAATCGGTCGTAATGagtatattgaattaatgaaTCAATgcagaacaaaaaataaactttttagaaGGAAAAATGAAATACGACCAATGTTACCATCTCAACCAATAGATATAAATCCAGATCCTTGGTGGACTGTTGATGTTGGATGTTTGTTTGAAGatgatattaaa accaTCAATgaagacgaaaaaaaatttattgaccatataattgataatggaCAACAAATGGCTGGAAGCTTAGATTACAATATACTCCACAGTCTttacaa aaAAGGTTTAATTTACTATGATGTTCCAATATATGATGATGACCATATAATAGTATCAACGCTTGGTGGTTTTGTTATGAACAGAGTGCTTGgtgataattttgaaaatctactttataaaatttttgtatctATTGATGAACACACTTCAGTTAGTgag ttggcTACAGTATTAGAGATTGATTTGGAATCTGTTAAAAATGCAGTCTCCTTATTTTGCCGATTGAAAATTGCACAAAAGAAAAGTACTAAAAGTTTTTCTACTCATTTATCCTGGTCTGGTTCAAAGAATATACCAAAATTAGAAATAGTAAATGTAGAAAATGTATCTGATGTATcttcttcaataatattacctactgAAATACCAGATATTCTTGAATCATCGCCAGATAAAAGTAATGCTGAAAAAAGAATGGCTTTTTTGTTTGATTCAACTCTTACAGCATTTTTAATGATGGGTAATCTGTCCCCt AGTCTAAAAGATCATGCAGTTACATTATTTGAAGCTGGCAAATTGACTGATGAAgcattaaatgtgtttttggATGAACTTGACAAAGTTGCAGACGGTTATAGTTCTGGTAGTTGTGTTTTTGGAAGTGAAACTCCTAGTGCAAGTGAAAGTGAAGGCGAAGCTAGAAGATATTTTGAACATGCATTAACACTCAGAAGTACTGTGAAAGCATTGAGATCAGAAAATTGCTCCGGTAAACTGGATCTTATTCGATGGGAAAGTCTTAAGTCCTTAACAGCAGATACATGTgttagatttttgaaaaaaaattacaa tttattaatgtCAATGGCTCCTTTAAACAAAGAAACACCTCTTTTAACATCACCAAAATTACCACATATTGGTCCTCCTATACCTGAAGTTAATTCAGtttggtttaaattatatttatatcataaaacatgTTATGGACCTCCATCACTACTATTGATTagag GTGTACGCTTGTGGAATGTTCCTAAAATGTTTCGACATTGTTCTAAAGTAATGATAACTACTTGGGGACATGATCcacattttatatctattgaaAACTTATTAACCATTATTAATGACACATTAAAAGAATCACCAGTTCTTATAcaa gcTTGTAATCCAAATACTTGTGTATTACCATTTCCAAAAATGAACCATTTACAAAATG aacactcatttttatatgaagaaaattttttaaaaagtctaTCAAACgttttaaacattgaaaatacatGTGGTTACATAACTTGTGTAACAACACCTACTAAATATGAGAAGAAATTTACTTCAGAACAATCCAGTG atgttTCAcctgtttttcaaaaaaatggagTATCTCTCTTAAAAGAagaattagataaattaaatgatgcaACGTGCATAAAGAAAACACTGCTACTAGAACCTGTTTATGATACATCAGAATGGACTTTGTTAGACTGTTGTTTTGGAGTGCCACTTTTTAATTCAGATATCAACCAAAACATTTGTAAACATATTGTAGAAAATCAAATGTGGAATGaagaaaa tg